One Polaribacter sp. SA4-12 genomic window carries:
- a CDS encoding peptidoglycan DD-metalloendopeptidase family protein: protein MDTTKFTQFLNQLSEHPLPVIDVRISLDSYIPITISDKNKDLLNFDISSSLAWEKYINSFLEDNNAEVAFGGYFEKRNIYDRSDYFKNLAENKKRNIHLGIDLWCNANTKVLAVLDGEIHSFKNNTNYGDYGPTIIIKHQIEEDVFYTLYGHLSLSSIENLKVGDAVLQGNVIGFLGDSSVNGDYAPHLHFQIIKDLEDNFGDYPGVSSEENIEFYSRNCPNPNLLLKLSI, encoded by the coding sequence ATGGATACAACAAAATTCACTCAATTTTTGAATCAACTATCAGAACATCCTTTACCAGTAATTGATGTTAGAATTTCATTGGATTCATATATTCCAATTACAATTTCTGATAAAAATAAAGACTTATTAAATTTTGATATTTCTTCATCTTTAGCTTGGGAAAAATATATCAATTCATTTTTAGAAGATAATAATGCTGAAGTTGCTTTTGGTGGATATTTTGAAAAAAGAAATATCTATGATAGAAGTGATTATTTTAAAAACTTAGCAGAGAATAAGAAAAGAAATATTCATTTAGGAATCGACTTATGGTGTAATGCGAATACAAAAGTATTGGCGGTTTTAGATGGAGAAATTCATAGTTTTAAAAATAATACCAATTATGGTGATTATGGTCCAACGATTATCATAAAACATCAAATAGAAGAAGATGTTTTTTATACTTTATATGGACATTTATCTTTATCATCAATAGAAAACTTAAAAGTTGGAGATGCTGTTTTACAAGGAAATGTAATTGGTTTTTTAGGAGATTCATCAGTAAATGGCGATTATGCACCACATTTACATTTTCAAATAATTAAAGATTTAGAAGATAATTTTGGAGATTATCCAGGAGTTTCATCCGAAGAAAATATAGAGTTTTACAGTAGAAATTGCCCTAATCCAAATTTATTATTAAAATTATCAATTTAA
- a CDS encoding HNH endonuclease produces MIRDLRNEEWKEIKFDEKISKVKIFKISNFGRVLYYKDDKAFLRKKSFINGYETISLKQLENNKGTSRYVHKIVAQHFLEKENEDQTFVLHLNYDKKDNSLENLKWATKREKELHQFKNPVFIESKKNKKTSYKLTEGKVKIIKRQLQNKRTRITMIAKRFGVSDMQIHRIKSGENWGHVKI; encoded by the coding sequence ATGATACGAGATTTAAGAAATGAAGAGTGGAAAGAAATTAAATTTGATGAAAAAATTTCTAAAGTAAAAATTTTTAAAATTTCAAATTTTGGAAGGGTTCTTTATTATAAAGATGATAAAGCGTTTTTAAGAAAAAAGAGTTTTATTAATGGATATGAAACAATTTCATTAAAACAATTAGAAAATAATAAAGGAACAAGTAGGTATGTTCATAAGATTGTGGCTCAACATTTTTTAGAAAAAGAAAATGAAGATCAAACTTTTGTTTTACATCTAAATTACGATAAAAAAGATAACAGTTTAGAGAACTTAAAATGGGCTACAAAACGGGAAAAAGAATTGCATCAATTTAAAAACCCTGTTTTTATAGAATCTAAAAAAAACAAAAAGACCAGTTATAAACTTACCGAAGGAAAAGTGAAAATAATAAAAAGGCAGCTTCAAAATAAAAGAACAAGAATAACCATGATTGCCAAACGATTTGGAGTTTCAGATATGCAGATTCATAGAATTAAATCAGGCGAAAATTGGGGACATGTTAAAATATAA
- the dnaJ gene encoding molecular chaperone DnaJ, giving the protein MAKQDFYEILGLSKSATQAEIKKGYRKMAIKYHPDKNPDDTTAEENFKKAAEAYEVLSDENKKARYDQYGHQAFDGPQGGGGFGGGGMNMDDIFSQFGDIFGGGGGGFGGFGGGGGRQRQARVKGSNMRIRVKLTLEEIAKGVEKKVKVRRKVQAEGVSYKTCTTCNGSGQQMRVTNTILGRMQTATTCGTCSGAGEIISSKPSGADAQGLITKEETVSINIPEGVTEGVQLKVGGKGNEAPGKNSIAGDLLVLIEEVPHETLKREGTNIHYDLYVNFSEAVLGTSKEVETVTGKVKIKIDAGTQSGKILRLKGKGLPSIERYGTGDFLIHINVWTPQELNKEQKQFFEKMSDNENFKPSPNKSDKSFFEKVKDMFS; this is encoded by the coding sequence ATGGCAAAACAGGACTTTTACGAAATATTAGGACTTTCTAAGTCTGCAACTCAAGCAGAAATTAAGAAAGGATATAGAAAAATGGCTATTAAATATCATCCAGATAAAAATCCAGATGATACAACAGCTGAAGAAAACTTTAAAAAAGCAGCAGAAGCTTACGAAGTATTAAGTGACGAAAACAAAAAAGCACGTTATGACCAATATGGTCATCAAGCTTTTGATGGTCCTCAAGGTGGCGGCGGTTTCGGCGGCGGCGGAATGAATATGGATGACATATTCAGTCAGTTTGGAGATATCTTTGGAGGAGGCGGAGGCGGCTTTGGTGGTTTTGGTGGCGGTGGTGGTCGCCAACGTCAAGCAAGAGTTAAAGGAAGTAATATGCGAATTCGTGTAAAACTTACTTTAGAAGAAATTGCCAAAGGTGTTGAGAAAAAAGTAAAAGTTAGACGTAAAGTTCAAGCTGAAGGAGTTTCTTATAAAACGTGTACAACTTGTAATGGTTCTGGTCAACAAATGCGAGTTACCAATACTATTTTAGGTAGAATGCAAACTGCAACTACTTGTGGTACATGTTCTGGAGCAGGAGAAATTATTAGTAGTAAACCTAGTGGTGCAGATGCACAAGGTTTAATTACTAAAGAAGAAACTGTTTCAATTAACATTCCTGAAGGAGTTACAGAAGGAGTTCAATTAAAAGTAGGAGGTAAAGGAAACGAAGCTCCAGGTAAAAACTCAATTGCGGGTGATTTATTAGTATTAATTGAAGAAGTACCTCACGAAACTTTAAAAAGAGAAGGAACGAATATTCATTATGATTTATATGTTAATTTCTCTGAAGCAGTTTTAGGAACAAGTAAAGAAGTTGAAACTGTTACTGGTAAAGTTAAAATTAAAATTGATGCAGGTACTCAATCTGGTAAAATTTTAAGATTAAAAGGAAAAGGTTTACCAAGTATAGAACGTTATGGAACAGGAGATTTCTTAATTCACATTAATGTTTGGACACCACAAGAATTAAACAAAGAACAAAAGCAATTTTTTGAAAAAATGTCTGATAATGAGAACTTTAAACCAAGTCCAAACAAATCTGATAAATCGTTTTTCGAGAAAGTAAAAGATATGTTTTCTTAA
- a CDS encoding Crp/Fnr family transcriptional regulator, which produces MANLWFFDNVNLFNLLCPHKFKEYKECHTFDAYKKSDYIYFEEDSASKVYLIEKGKVKLGYYNEDGTEVVKAILTKGELFGEKAILGEEIRNEFAQSVDASTSICPIGVEIMHDLMRDNKTFSLKVYKFLGLRFKKLERRLQLILFKDTRTRFLEFTKELCEEYGYDCEKTGDKVIMHPYTQKDIASLIGTSRSNLNVLMNELKEENLITFNRKELRLLQKTA; this is translated from the coding sequence ATGGCAAACTTATGGTTCTTTGATAACGTAAATTTATTCAATCTTCTTTGTCCGCATAAATTTAAAGAATACAAAGAATGTCACACTTTTGATGCTTATAAAAAAAGTGATTATATCTATTTTGAAGAAGACTCTGCGAGCAAAGTTTATCTAATAGAAAAAGGAAAAGTAAAATTAGGATATTATAATGAGGATGGTACAGAAGTAGTAAAAGCAATTTTAACTAAAGGAGAATTGTTTGGAGAAAAAGCCATTTTAGGAGAAGAAATAAGAAATGAATTTGCACAATCTGTAGATGCATCAACTTCAATTTGCCCAATAGGAGTAGAGATTATGCACGATTTAATGCGTGATAATAAAACTTTTAGTTTAAAAGTTTATAAATTTCTAGGACTTCGTTTTAAAAAATTAGAACGAAGATTGCAATTAATATTGTTTAAAGATACAAGAACTCGATTTTTAGAATTTACAAAAGAATTGTGTGAAGAATATGGTTACGATTGCGAAAAAACAGGAGATAAAGTAATCATGCATCCTTATACACAAAAAGATATTGCTTCATTAATAGGAACTTCTAGATCTAACTTAAACGTATTAATGAATGAGTTAAAAGAGGAAAATTTGATCACTTTTAATAGAAAAGAATTAAGATTACTTCAAAAAACTGCATAA
- a CDS encoding bifunctional aconitate hydratase 2/2-methylisocitrate dehydratase codes for MSIYKDYLKQIEERKEQGLHPQPIDGAELVSKIIEQIKDLDNEYREGSVNFFIYNVLPGTTSAAGVKAKFLKEIILGESVVKEITPSFAFEQLSHMKGGPSIEVLLDLALGEDAVIATDAAKVLKTQVFLYEADMELLENAFKTGNSIAKELLESYAQAEFFTKLPEVEEKIEIVTFVAGVGDISTDLLSPGADAHSRSDRELHGQCMFEHNKDMQNELLALKEKHPDKRVMLIADKGTMGVGSSRMSGVNNVALWTGVPFSPYVPFINFAPVIAGTNGIAPIFLTTVGVTGGIGIDLKNWVKQKDADGNNVVDEDGEAILKEEYSVATGTVLTINTKTKKLYNGDKELKDISTALTPPKMEFIKAGGSYAVVFGKKLQTIACKILGMDIPQVYATSKEVSIEGQGLTAVEKIFNRNAVGNTPGKTLHAGSNVRVEVNIVGSQDTTGLMTSQELEMMAATVISPIVDTGYQSGCHTASVWDDKSKANIPRLMKFMNDFGLVTARDPKGKYHAMTDVIHKVLNDLAVDDWDVIIGGDSHTRMAKGVAFGADSGTVALALATGEATMPIPESVKVTFKGEMKSYMDFRDVVHATQEQMLNQFDGENVFQGKIIEVHIGTLTSDQAFTFTDWTAEMKAKASICISEDETLIESLEISRDRIQIMIDKGMDNPKQDLKGLVDKANDRIIEIKTGTKSALKPDSDAKYYADVVIDLDKIVEPMIADPDVNNEDVSKRYTHDNIQPLSFYGGTKKVDLGFIGSCMIHKGDMQILAQMLKNIEEQHGKVEFKAPLVVAPPTYNIVDELKAEGDWDILVKYSGFEFDDNAPKGAARTKYENMLYLERPGCNLCMGNQEKAEAGDTVMATSTRLFQGRVVRDTNEKKGESLLASTPVVVLSTILGRTPTIEEYQAAVKGIVLTKFKPSTKKLVS; via the coding sequence ATGAGCATTTATAAAGATTACCTTAAGCAGATAGAAGAACGAAAAGAACAAGGACTTCATCCACAGCCAATTGATGGTGCTGAATTAGTAAGCAAAATCATTGAGCAAATTAAAGATTTAGATAATGAGTACAGAGAAGGTTCTGTAAACTTTTTTATCTATAATGTTTTACCTGGAACTACCAGTGCTGCTGGTGTAAAAGCTAAATTTTTAAAGGAGATCATTTTAGGTGAATCAGTTGTAAAAGAAATTACACCTTCTTTTGCTTTTGAACAATTATCACACATGAAGGGAGGACCTTCTATAGAAGTTTTACTTGATTTAGCTTTAGGAGAAGATGCTGTTATTGCTACTGATGCTGCAAAAGTATTAAAAACACAAGTGTTTTTATATGAAGCAGATATGGAACTTTTAGAAAATGCTTTTAAAACAGGGAATTCTATAGCAAAAGAATTGTTAGAAAGTTATGCGCAAGCAGAATTCTTTACAAAACTTCCAGAAGTTGAAGAAAAAATAGAAATTGTGACTTTTGTCGCTGGAGTGGGTGATATCTCTACAGATTTATTATCTCCAGGCGCAGATGCACATTCAAGATCCGATCGTGAATTACATGGTCAGTGTATGTTTGAGCATAATAAAGATATGCAAAATGAATTGTTAGCTTTAAAAGAGAAACACCCTGATAAGCGTGTAATGTTAATTGCTGATAAAGGAACAATGGGAGTTGGTTCTTCAAGAATGTCAGGTGTAAATAACGTGGCATTATGGACAGGAGTACCTTTTAGCCCATATGTACCTTTTATTAACTTTGCTCCAGTAATTGCTGGTACTAATGGTATAGCACCAATTTTCTTAACAACTGTTGGGGTAACTGGTGGTATTGGTATCGATTTGAAAAACTGGGTAAAGCAAAAAGATGCTGATGGAAATAATGTAGTTGATGAAGATGGAGAAGCAATCTTAAAAGAAGAGTATTCTGTTGCTACAGGTACAGTGCTTACTATAAATACAAAAACAAAGAAATTATATAATGGAGACAAAGAGTTAAAAGATATCTCTACAGCTTTAACGCCACCAAAAATGGAGTTTATTAAAGCAGGAGGTTCTTATGCAGTTGTTTTCGGTAAAAAACTACAAACAATAGCTTGTAAAATTTTAGGAATGGATATTCCTCAAGTATATGCTACTTCAAAAGAAGTATCTATAGAAGGACAAGGTTTAACTGCTGTTGAGAAAATTTTTAACAGAAACGCAGTAGGAAATACACCGGGTAAAACACTACATGCTGGTTCTAACGTTAGAGTTGAAGTAAACATTGTAGGTTCTCAAGATACTACAGGATTAATGACTTCTCAAGAATTAGAGATGATGGCTGCTACAGTTATTTCTCCAATTGTTGATACAGGTTATCAATCAGGATGTCATACGGCTTCTGTATGGGATGACAAGTCTAAAGCTAACATTCCAAGATTAATGAAGTTTATGAATGACTTCGGATTAGTTACTGCACGTGATCCAAAAGGGAAATATCATGCAATGACTGATGTAATTCATAAAGTATTAAATGATTTAGCAGTAGATGATTGGGATGTAATCATAGGTGGAGATTCACATACACGTATGGCAAAAGGAGTTGCTTTTGGAGCAGATTCAGGAACCGTTGCTTTAGCATTAGCTACAGGAGAGGCTACTATGCCAATTCCAGAATCTGTAAAGGTTACTTTTAAAGGAGAAATGAAATCTTATATGGATTTCCGTGATGTAGTGCATGCTACGCAAGAACAAATGTTAAATCAATTTGATGGAGAGAATGTTTTTCAAGGAAAGATTATTGAAGTGCATATTGGTACTTTAACTTCTGACCAAGCATTTACATTTACAGATTGGACGGCTGAGATGAAAGCAAAAGCATCTATTTGTATTTCAGAAGATGAGACTTTAATAGAATCACTAGAAATCTCTAGAGATCGTATTCAAATTATGATTGATAAGGGGATGGATAATCCAAAGCAAGATCTAAAAGGATTAGTTGATAAAGCCAATGATCGTATTATAGAAATTAAAACAGGAACTAAATCGGCTTTAAAGCCAGATTCAGATGCTAAGTATTATGCAGATGTTGTTATTGATTTAGATAAGATTGTAGAACCAATGATCGCTGATCCTGATGTAAATAATGAAGATGTATCTAAGCGTTATACACACGATAATATACAACCATTATCTTTCTACGGAGGTACTAAAAAAGTAGATTTAGGATTTATTGGATCTTGTATGATTCATAAAGGAGATATGCAAATTTTAGCTCAAATGCTAAAGAATATTGAAGAGCAACATGGTAAAGTAGAGTTTAAGGCTCCTTTAGTAGTTGCGCCTCCAACATATAACATTGTTGATGAGTTGAAAGCAGAAGGAGATTGGGATATATTAGTAAAATACTCAGGTTTCGAATTTGACGATAACGCGCCAAAAGGAGCTGCACGTACAAAATATGAGAATATGTTGTACTTAGAGCGTCCAGGATGTAACTTATGTATGGGTAACCAAGAAAAAGCAGAAGCAGGAGATACTGTAATGGCTACTTCTACTCGTTTATTCCAAGGTCGTGTAGTAAGAGACACAAATGAGAAAAAAGGTGAGTCTTTATTAGCTTCTACTCCAGTTGTAGTGTTATCTACAATATTAGGTAGAACTCCAACAATAGAAGAGTATCAAGCTGCTGTTAAAGGTATTGTCTTAACTAAATTTAAGCCTTCTACTAAGAAGTTAGTGAGCTAA
- a CDS encoding anti-sigma factor codes for MKKVLNLALAFTIATLFVACSDDNETVATTGDLTVDLTGLEELGSDFVYEGWLIVNGSPVSTGTFTSVSFPQTYTVGISDLQTATTFVLSIEPAGETGAEALAPAATKILAGDFSGSSASVSSTGIVGDFSASWGKYILATPTDADDTNEASGVWFLDNSVAAAVAGLGLPTLADGWKYEGWVVLNGTPVSTGTFSAVDAADDNAATSPFKGSVGNGPGFPGEDYVTGSAAGVDFPTDLKGATIVISVEPSPDNSSAPFTLKPLAHVVPADAMNHSVISMGAGPLATLSGSVSR; via the coding sequence ATGAAAAAAGTTTTAAATTTAGCATTAGCATTTACAATCGCAACATTATTTGTTGCTTGTAGTGATGACAACGAGACAGTAGCAACAACAGGAGATTTAACAGTAGATCTAACAGGTTTAGAAGAATTAGGATCAGATTTCGTTTACGAAGGATGGTTAATCGTAAATGGAAGTCCAGTAAGTACAGGTACTTTTACAAGCGTTTCTTTTCCACAAACTTATACTGTAGGAATTAGTGATTTACAAACAGCAACAACATTTGTTTTATCTATTGAACCAGCAGGAGAAACAGGAGCTGAAGCTTTAGCACCAGCAGCAACAAAAATTTTAGCAGGAGATTTTTCTGGAAGTTCAGCAAGTGTATCTTCAACAGGAATAGTAGGAGACTTTAGTGCTTCTTGGGGTAAATATATTTTAGCAACACCAACAGATGCAGATGATACAAATGAAGCAAGTGGAGTATGGTTTTTAGATAATTCTGTTGCAGCAGCAGTTGCAGGTTTAGGTTTACCAACTTTAGCTGATGGATGGAAATATGAAGGTTGGGTTGTTTTAAACGGAACACCAGTAAGTACAGGGACATTTTCTGCAGTTGATGCAGCTGATGATAACGCAGCAACTTCACCTTTTAAAGGATCAGTAGGAAATGGACCAGGTTTTCCAGGAGAAGATTATGTAACAGGTTCTGCAGCAGGAGTTGATTTTCCAACAGATTTAAAAGGAGCTACTATTGTAATTTCAGTAGAACCAAGTCCAGATAACAGTTCAGCACCTTTTACTTTAAAGCCATTAGCTCATGTTGTACCAGCAGATGCAATGAACCATTCAGTAATATCTATGGGAGCAGGACCATTAGCAACTTTATCAGGAAGTGTATCAAGATAA
- a CDS encoding aconitate hydratase, which translates to MAFDIDMIKKVYSNVVKRVDAARELTGKPLTLAEKILYSHLWDETSNKAFVRGKDYVDFAPDRIALQDATAQMALLQFMQAGKTKVAVPTTTHCDHLIQAKNGASSDLQTALNTSNEVFNFLESVSNKYGLGFWKPGAGIIHQVVLENYAFPGGMMIGTDSHTVNAGGLGMVAIGVGGADAVDVMAGMPWELKFPKLIGVKLTGKLSGWTAPKDVILKVAGIVSAKGGTGAIVEYFGEGAISMSCTGKGTICNMGAEIGATTSTFGYDASMERYLRATDRSDVADAANEVKDYLTGDAEVYENPEQYFDQVIEIDLSELSPLLNGPFTPDLSTKAGADMTKAANDNGWPLKVEWGLIGSCTNSSYEDLSRASSIAQQAIDKGLKMKSELGINPGSEKVRYTADRDGIIGIFEKLDAKIFTNACGPCIGQWARYDDPKNAPKNSIIHSFNRNFAKRADGNPNTHAFVASPEMVAAVAIAGRLDFNPMKDTLINENGEEVLLDEPTGWELPPKGFEVKDDGYLAPEKDGSHVKITVDVTSERLQLLEPFTPLGNDLTGVKLLIKAFGKCTTDHISMAGPWLRYRGHLDNISNNCLIGAVNAYGKKTNFVKNQLTGEFGGVPDTARAYKAAGVKSIVVGDHNYGEGSSREHAAMEPRHLGVAAVLVKSFARIHETNLKKQGMLGLTFANEADYDLIQEDDTFNFLDLNEFAPNKPLTIEIVHADGSKDVIVTNHTYNQGQIEWYNEGSALNLIKKENA; encoded by the coding sequence ATGGCTTTTGATATTGATATGATCAAGAAAGTATATTCAAACGTTGTTAAACGTGTTGATGCTGCTCGTGAACTTACAGGGAAACCTTTAACTTTAGCAGAAAAAATCTTGTATTCCCATTTATGGGATGAAACTTCTAACAAAGCATTTGTAAGAGGTAAAGATTATGTAGATTTTGCCCCAGATAGAATTGCATTACAAGATGCAACTGCTCAAATGGCATTATTACAATTTATGCAAGCAGGTAAAACTAAAGTTGCTGTTCCTACAACAACACATTGTGATCATTTAATTCAAGCTAAAAACGGAGCAAGTTCAGATTTACAAACGGCTTTAAATACAAGTAACGAAGTTTTTAATTTCTTAGAATCAGTATCTAATAAATACGGATTAGGTTTTTGGAAACCAGGAGCAGGAATTATTCACCAAGTAGTTTTAGAAAATTATGCATTTCCAGGAGGAATGATGATTGGTACAGATTCTCACACAGTAAATGCTGGTGGTTTAGGTATGGTAGCTATTGGAGTTGGTGGTGCAGATGCCGTAGATGTGATGGCAGGAATGCCTTGGGAATTAAAATTCCCTAAATTAATAGGTGTTAAGTTAACAGGAAAACTTTCTGGTTGGACTGCGCCAAAAGATGTTATTTTAAAAGTTGCTGGTATTGTTTCTGCAAAAGGAGGAACAGGAGCAATTGTAGAATATTTTGGAGAAGGAGCAATTTCTATGTCTTGTACTGGTAAAGGTACAATTTGTAATATGGGAGCAGAAATAGGTGCTACAACATCAACTTTTGGATACGATGCTTCTATGGAGCGTTATTTACGTGCTACAGATAGAAGTGATGTTGCAGATGCTGCAAATGAAGTAAAAGATTATTTAACGGGTGATGCTGAAGTATATGAAAACCCAGAGCAATATTTTGATCAAGTAATTGAAATTGATTTATCAGAATTAAGTCCTTTATTAAATGGACCTTTTACTCCAGATTTATCTACAAAAGCAGGAGCTGATATGACAAAAGCAGCGAATGATAATGGTTGGCCGTTAAAAGTAGAATGGGGATTAATTGGTTCTTGTACAAACTCTTCTTATGAAGATTTATCTAGAGCTTCATCAATTGCACAACAAGCAATTGATAAAGGATTAAAAATGAAATCTGAATTAGGAATTAATCCTGGTTCTGAAAAAGTAAGATATACTGCGGATAGAGATGGTATTATAGGAATATTTGAAAAATTAGATGCTAAGATATTTACAAATGCTTGTGGACCTTGTATTGGTCAATGGGCACGTTATGATGATCCAAAAAATGCACCTAAGAACTCAATAATTCATTCGTTTAATAGAAACTTTGCAAAACGTGCAGATGGTAATCCAAATACACACGCTTTTGTTGCATCACCAGAAATGGTTGCAGCAGTTGCAATTGCTGGTCGTTTAGATTTTAATCCGATGAAGGATACATTAATCAATGAAAACGGAGAAGAAGTACTATTAGATGAACCAACAGGATGGGAGTTACCACCAAAAGGTTTTGAAGTAAAAGATGATGGGTATTTAGCACCAGAAAAAGATGGAAGTCACGTAAAAATAACTGTAGATGTTACTTCTGAAAGATTACAATTATTAGAGCCCTTTACTCCGTTAGGAAATGATTTAACAGGCGTAAAACTATTAATAAAAGCTTTTGGTAAATGTACAACAGATCATATTTCTATGGCAGGACCATGGCTACGATATAGAGGTCATTTAGATAATATTTCTAACAATTGTTTAATTGGAGCTGTAAATGCTTATGGTAAAAAAACAAATTTTGTAAAAAACCAATTAACTGGAGAGTTTGGTGGTGTACCAGATACAGCAAGAGCTTATAAAGCTGCAGGTGTAAAATCGATTGTTGTTGGTGATCATAATTATGGTGAAGGTTCTTCTAGAGAACATGCTGCTATGGAACCTAGACATCTTGGTGTTGCTGCTGTTTTAGTAAAATCTTTTGCTAGAATTCATGAAACAAATTTAAAGAAACAAGGAATGTTAGGTTTAACATTTGCAAATGAAGCAGATTACGATTTAATTCAAGAAGATGATACATTTAATTTTTTAGATTTAAATGAATTTGCTCCAAATAAACCTTTAACAATAGAAATTGTTCATGCAGATGGAAGTAAAGATGTAATTGTTACAAACCATACGTATAACCAAGGCCAAATAGAATGGTATAATGAAGGTTCTGCCTTAAACTTAATTAAAAAAGAAAACGCTTAA
- a CDS encoding nucleotide exchange factor GrpE, translating to MSTKDNINEEEIINEQETVQTEENQEVEAEVVKEEPTTEELLQAEKDKFLRLFAEFENYKKRTSRERIELFKTAGQELMTSLLPIIDDFERALTHIEDDKEAEELRKGVLLIYQKFYNTLELKGLSKIETREGDVFDAEHHEAITQIPAPSEDLKGKIIDCVEKGYKLGDKIIRYPKVVIGQ from the coding sequence ATGAGTACGAAAGATAATATAAACGAAGAGGAAATAATAAACGAACAAGAAACTGTTCAAACTGAAGAAAATCAAGAGGTTGAAGCAGAAGTTGTAAAGGAAGAACCTACTACAGAAGAATTACTTCAAGCTGAAAAAGATAAGTTTTTACGTTTATTTGCTGAGTTCGAAAACTATAAAAAAAGAACATCTAGAGAGAGAATAGAATTATTCAAAACTGCTGGACAAGAATTAATGACATCTTTACTGCCAATTATTGATGATTTTGAGCGTGCTCTGACACATATTGAAGATGACAAAGAAGCTGAAGAATTAAGAAAAGGTGTTTTATTAATTTATCAAAAATTCTATAATACTTTAGAGCTAAAAGGGTTATCAAAAATAGAAACTAGAGAAGGTGATGTTTTTGATGCTGAGCATCATGAAGCAATTACACAAATTCCTGCTCCATCAGAAGATTTAAAAGGAAAGATAATTGACTGTGTAGAAAAAGGATACAAGTTAGGTGATAAAATTATTCGTTATCCAAAAGTAGTTATCGGACAATAA